One Tolypothrix bouteillei VB521301 DNA window includes the following coding sequences:
- a CDS encoding efflux RND transporter periplasmic adaptor subunit, translating into METPKISNSTGGKLSGRQGLLVGLGLGIVLAVGGMTLLSRSGIQRSATPNQTAPSANARNSALPVKVQTVNTSTLEESSEFVGALEAQQKVTLQPQIQGRIEAILVSSGQRVQKGTVIASLSLDQTQANVASSIAASSAAQAALGTARAQLQQAQAQRTRAAANVQLQKVQFSRTQQLVSEGAQARQQLDVASNNLQTALADLQAAEKQVAASNAAVRQAQANVREAQASTAAAQVNLNLKRVVAPITGVVGSFPVKVGDYVSTGQTITTLTQNDSLDLNLSLPSNRLKQLRIGLPVQLIDPNTQQSIGTGAINFISPTVSSNQQSILSKARFANSQGRLRDGQYVQARVIWNRQPGILIPTVAISRIGGQSFVFVTENKTVNGKPQQIVHQRLVHLGDIQGTNYQVLDGLRQGETIVTAGILKLREGTPIQPQS; encoded by the coding sequence ATGGAGACTCCTAAAATTAGTAATTCTACTGGTGGAAAGCTTTCAGGAAGGCAGGGTCTATTGGTTGGGTTGGGACTTGGTATAGTCCTGGCTGTTGGCGGGATGACTTTGTTATCTCGTTCTGGGATTCAGCGTTCGGCGACTCCCAATCAGACGGCTCCATCGGCAAATGCTAGAAACTCAGCATTGCCAGTAAAAGTTCAAACAGTCAATACTAGCACGCTCGAAGAAAGTTCTGAGTTTGTCGGAGCATTAGAAGCACAGCAAAAAGTCACGCTACAGCCGCAAATTCAGGGTCGAATTGAAGCGATTCTCGTCTCTAGCGGTCAGCGCGTCCAAAAAGGAACCGTCATCGCATCGTTGAGTTTGGATCAAACACAGGCAAATGTTGCCAGTTCGATCGCAGCATCCAGTGCAGCCCAAGCAGCGTTAGGAACAGCTCGAGCACAACTTCAACAAGCCCAGGCACAGCGAACTAGAGCAGCAGCAAATGTTCAGCTTCAAAAAGTCCAGTTCAGCCGCACCCAACAATTAGTCAGTGAGGGAGCACAGGCGAGACAGCAATTAGATGTTGCCAGCAATAATTTACAAACTGCGCTTGCGGATTTACAAGCCGCAGAAAAACAAGTTGCTGCATCCAATGCAGCCGTTCGGCAAGCACAGGCAAATGTACGAGAAGCCCAAGCGAGCACGGCAGCCGCGCAAGTCAATCTCAATCTCAAACGAGTAGTAGCACCCATTACTGGCGTAGTGGGTTCTTTTCCAGTCAAAGTGGGAGATTATGTCAGCACCGGACAAACAATCACCACGCTGACGCAAAACGATTCGCTGGATCTCAATCTTTCTCTACCCTCAAATCGATTGAAGCAACTGCGAATTGGATTGCCCGTTCAGTTGATCGATCCCAATACGCAGCAATCCATTGGCACCGGCGCGATTAACTTTATTTCTCCGACAGTGAGTTCCAATCAGCAATCGATTTTGAGCAAGGCACGCTTTGCAAATTCACAAGGACGACTGCGCGATGGGCAATACGTTCAAGCTCGCGTTATTTGGAATCGACAACCGGGTATATTGATTCCTACTGTTGCCATTTCTCGCATTGGCGGACAAAGTTTTGTGTTTGTTACCGAAAACAAGACTGTCAACGGCAAACCACAGCAAATAGTGCATCAGCGTTTAGTGCATCTTGGTGACATTCAAGGCACGAATTATCAAGTCTTAGATGGGCTTCGACAGGGTGAAACTATTGTGACTGCTGGCATACTCAAACTTAGAGAAGGCACGCCCATTCAACCACAATCCTAA
- a CDS encoding efflux RND transporter permease subunit encodes MSIANTFIKRPVLTTVCTLVILIVGSVCIPLLPLNYLPDIAPIRVQVSASYTGADVETVETAVTTTLERQINGVEGMQYMTSNSSAGSSQISVYFGPQTDKNIDQVNVQNRIARATPRLPTTVQQFGVTAQTASTSILLVYAVYPENNEYDALFISNYIDLNLRDQLLRTPGVGDITIFGEKQYAMRLWLDPNALASRQLTVADVATALRSQNILAGAGTLGQQPVPPGQSYEIPLRVNGQFRNASEFENLVIKVGSNGNLIKLQDVGRAELGSETYASNARNNSKPAIGIAIYQLPGSNALDVAKNVQAQMDDLMKDFPPGLKAQIVYDTVGFVQASLEEVIITLVEAIALVVLVIYLFLQNWRATIIPIVAIPVSLIGALAFAYVFGFSLNNLTLFGLILATGLVVDDAIIVVEAIAGKIEQGVRPLQASVEAMEELSGAVVSTSLVLMAVFIPVAFFPGSTGKMYQQFALVIAFSIAISTFNALSFSPSISAILLRPPQPARGPLGWFFNRFNQVLQWIVQRYLAIVNFLIRVRYAVIGLFVVGLAATYFMFTHVPTGFVPNEDQGTLLGIIQAPDGVALGYTDRVIEKLEQILQKEPEIDNVFATSGFGFAGSGSNRGVFFARLKPWEERKQPEQSASAILNRINGAFQTIPEAIITAVSPPPIQGFSTLGGFELQLEDRTNGRLTIDDFFANAQAIVAQANQTPALRGNVFTQFTASTPQFEIDFDRNRLEALNVDFQQAVNTLSAAIGSQYINDFTLGQRSYRVYVQAEGNYRRSPDDIGQLYVRSADNQMIRLSEVAKLTPITGPAVISHYNGFRSINLQGREASGYSSGQAIQTMQQAVTEAATPGVGSDWTGTAREELAAGNLGILIFGFGIVMVFLTLAAQYESYIDPAIILLTVPLALLGALSALALRGLVNDVYANVALVMLIGLASKNAILIVEFANQAFEQGMTIRQAALTAAQERFRPIVMTSSASLLGFFPLVIATGAGSASRWSLGTALFGGLLVATILSLLVVPVLYVIIKSFEDRFLNRKPSHRTKQPSSNRHEDGQPVAIAQAHSSAVKQTGDDSVSNDSTS; translated from the coding sequence ATGTCGATCGCAAATACTTTTATCAAACGCCCGGTCTTAACTACCGTTTGTACCCTAGTGATTCTGATTGTGGGGAGCGTGTGTATTCCTTTGTTACCGCTCAATTACTTGCCGGATATTGCGCCGATTCGCGTTCAGGTCTCAGCAAGCTATACTGGCGCGGATGTGGAAACTGTCGAAACTGCGGTAACAACCACACTAGAGCGACAAATCAATGGCGTCGAGGGAATGCAGTACATGACCTCGAACAGTTCGGCGGGGAGTAGCCAAATCTCGGTGTATTTCGGACCGCAGACGGATAAAAATATTGACCAAGTGAACGTGCAGAATCGCATTGCCCGTGCCACGCCTCGGTTACCAACGACCGTGCAACAATTTGGTGTGACGGCGCAAACGGCTTCTACAAGCATTCTGCTAGTGTATGCGGTTTATCCAGAAAATAATGAGTATGACGCACTTTTTATCAGTAATTATATCGATCTGAATTTGCGGGATCAACTGCTAAGAACACCGGGAGTCGGTGATATCACGATCTTTGGTGAGAAGCAGTATGCGATGCGGTTGTGGCTCGATCCCAATGCATTAGCGAGTCGGCAATTAACCGTGGCAGATGTTGCAACTGCACTGCGATCGCAAAACATTCTTGCAGGCGCTGGAACATTAGGTCAACAGCCTGTACCTCCGGGTCAAAGCTATGAAATTCCCCTACGAGTTAACGGTCAGTTTAGAAATGCATCAGAGTTTGAGAATCTCGTTATCAAAGTGGGGAGTAATGGAAATTTAATCAAACTCCAAGATGTAGGGCGTGCCGAACTCGGCTCGGAAACTTACGCTAGTAATGCGAGGAATAATAGCAAGCCTGCTATTGGTATAGCAATTTATCAATTACCGGGTAGTAATGCGCTGGATGTAGCGAAAAACGTTCAAGCGCAGATGGATGACCTGATGAAAGACTTTCCACCTGGATTAAAAGCCCAAATCGTTTACGATACCGTTGGGTTTGTCCAAGCGTCGCTTGAAGAAGTCATCATAACGCTCGTTGAAGCGATCGCGCTTGTGGTTCTCGTGATTTATCTGTTTCTGCAAAACTGGCGAGCGACTATTATTCCAATTGTTGCTATTCCCGTTTCGCTCATCGGCGCTTTAGCATTTGCTTACGTGTTTGGATTCTCACTAAACAATTTGACTTTATTTGGATTAATCTTAGCGACAGGATTAGTCGTTGATGACGCGATTATCGTCGTGGAGGCAATTGCTGGCAAAATTGAACAGGGAGTAAGACCCTTGCAAGCGTCGGTTGAGGCAATGGAGGAACTCTCTGGGGCGGTAGTTTCAACATCGCTTGTGTTAATGGCAGTCTTTATCCCGGTAGCGTTTTTTCCGGGCTCGACTGGAAAAATGTATCAGCAGTTTGCGTTAGTCATTGCATTCTCAATTGCAATTTCTACGTTTAATGCACTGTCATTCAGTCCCAGCATATCTGCCATTTTGCTGCGCCCGCCACAACCTGCAAGGGGTCCGCTTGGCTGGTTTTTTAACCGATTTAATCAGGTGCTGCAATGGATCGTTCAACGGTATCTCGCGATCGTGAATTTTCTGATTCGCGTTCGTTATGCTGTCATTGGATTGTTCGTGGTAGGCTTAGCCGCAACCTACTTCATGTTCACTCATGTTCCCACCGGATTTGTTCCCAATGAAGATCAAGGCACTCTATTGGGCATCATTCAAGCTCCAGATGGAGTTGCTCTCGGTTATACCGATCGAGTGATTGAAAAACTCGAACAAATTCTGCAAAAAGAACCAGAGATTGATAATGTTTTCGCAACTTCCGGATTTGGCTTTGCAGGTAGTGGATCGAATCGAGGCGTGTTCTTTGCCAGACTTAAGCCTTGGGAAGAGCGCAAACAACCCGAGCAAAGTGCTTCTGCAATTTTAAACCGAATCAATGGTGCATTTCAAACGATCCCAGAAGCCATTATCACCGCAGTGAGTCCCCCACCGATTCAAGGCTTTAGTACATTGGGTGGATTTGAACTCCAGCTGGAAGACCGCACCAACGGGCGATTGACAATTGATGATTTTTTTGCTAATGCACAAGCGATTGTAGCGCAAGCGAATCAAACACCAGCCCTTAGAGGTAACGTATTTACACAGTTTACCGCCAGTACTCCACAGTTTGAAATCGACTTCGATCGCAATCGTCTTGAAGCGCTCAATGTCGATTTTCAGCAAGCTGTTAACACACTCTCTGCCGCCATTGGTTCGCAGTATATCAATGATTTTACACTCGGACAAAGGAGCTATCGCGTTTACGTTCAGGCAGAAGGCAACTACCGTCGTTCGCCAGATGATATCGGTCAGCTTTATGTGCGATCGGCAGACAACCAAATGATTCGATTGAGTGAGGTTGCAAAACTTACACCTATCACAGGACCAGCCGTAATCAGTCATTACAATGGCTTCCGCTCAATCAATTTGCAAGGCAGAGAAGCATCAGGATACAGTAGCGGACAAGCGATCCAAACAATGCAGCAAGCGGTGACCGAAGCAGCAACACCGGGCGTTGGTAGTGATTGGACGGGAACCGCCCGCGAAGAATTAGCCGCCGGTAACTTGGGAATTCTGATTTTTGGCTTCGGGATCGTTATGGTGTTTCTCACACTAGCGGCTCAGTATGAAAGTTACATTGACCCTGCCATTATTCTTTTGACCGTACCGTTAGCTTTGTTGGGTGCGTTAAGCGCACTCGCTTTGCGGGGTTTGGTGAACGATGTCTACGCGAACGTAGCGTTGGTGATGCTGATCGGACTCGCCTCGAAAAACGCGATTTTGATCGTCGAGTTTGCGAATCAGGCTTTTGAACAAGGCATGACGATTCGACAAGCAGCCTTAACCGCCGCACAAGAACGGTTTCGACCAATTGTCATGACCTCAAGTGCATCATTGCTCGGATTTTTCCCCCTCGTAATTGCTACAGGAGCAGGTTCCGCTTCGCGCTGGTCGTTGGGAACGGCGTTATTTGGAGGGCTACTGGTAGCAACGATCTTGAGTTTGCTCGTTGTTCCAGTTCTGTATGTAATTATCAAGTCTTTCGAGGATCGCTTCCTAAATCGCAAACCTTCTCATCGAACCAAACAACCTTCCTCTAACAGGCACGAGGATGGACAGCCTGTGGCGATCGCACAAGCGCATTCGTCTGCTGTAAAGCAAACTGGCGATGACAGCGTATCTAATGACTCTACCTCATAG
- a CDS encoding S-layer homology domain-containing protein: MNQSYLTNFGKIVLAAAYLAIASPVSSAMATSVPKNTEAQSAETSAKQQLLIADDNDDTNIKASLLPEEVKTAVFSDISQRASVEASALRVVKAERIIWPNGCLGLKEEGSCTKALVPGWQLVVAGNQQMWVYRTNESGAIAKLDEGSTQAITATMMKVRSTNEQITSRTTAIQRRETVVVQRRTQASAVAASAQSSQSSGAVAASVQSTQISAATVAVKSKTGFTLSILQPSGSFSEAIARISVKGKRGKGYFKERFLGDYKYKIKQKAKFVKGLKAGDRVVVRLFDTQNRFIGYSEFESLSANTVVNLILSANPTQYKVVRTVYGLDADFDGVIDEGSTTYDYFSQVSGQSASFFTSSQQVKVSQFQAQGYSTVAKTSVYPASFSKGEFAVVRQSLNVFSSNLAAALKAKPGQLVQLQEVSADGRSTYDITQMMMGYREIGTASGVQVKFSDVSVNHWAKDFIAELAALEIIEGFPDGTFRPDEYVTRAQFAAMLSQAFDRVTIRSAVKFTDVSTAYWAYNAIREAYQMGFLGAPGNKFNPTMNLSRLETLFALAEGLNYTVSGSTEAILTAYTDATTIRSDVRNAIAALTQRGIVVNYPDVQSLNADKVATRAEVVALIYKALVSTGEVVDISSQYAVGQSQMQVGQQGEAEDLNIEQVKPKKQHCNQGIGNGAEGCDPGNSHPHGGSNDEGGRTPGMKK, encoded by the coding sequence ATGAATCAATCCTATTTAACGAACTTCGGCAAAATTGTTTTGGCAGCTGCTTACTTGGCGATCGCATCTCCAGTATCGTCAGCTATGGCAACTTCCGTACCAAAAAATACCGAAGCACAAAGCGCTGAAACTTCTGCAAAGCAACAATTATTAATTGCTGATGATAATGATGATACTAACATAAAAGCTTCATTATTACCAGAAGAAGTTAAAACAGCGGTATTCAGTGACATTTCTCAACGTGCGAGTGTAGAAGCTTCTGCATTGCGCGTTGTGAAAGCAGAAAGGATTATTTGGCCCAATGGTTGTTTGGGATTAAAAGAAGAAGGAAGTTGTACCAAAGCTTTAGTACCGGGTTGGCAACTTGTCGTTGCTGGTAACCAGCAAATGTGGGTTTACCGCACGAACGAGTCTGGTGCGATCGCAAAGCTTGATGAAGGATCAACCCAAGCTATCACTGCAACAATGATGAAGGTGCGAAGCACCAACGAACAAATTACCAGTCGCACAACTGCTATCCAACGCCGTGAAACCGTAGTGGTACAACGCAGAACTCAAGCAAGTGCTGTAGCGGCTTCCGCACAAAGTTCTCAGTCTAGCGGTGCAGTTGCTGCATCCGTACAAAGCACTCAAATCAGTGCTGCGACTGTTGCTGTTAAGAGCAAAACAGGTTTTACCCTTTCTATTTTGCAACCATCGGGGAGTTTTTCAGAAGCGATCGCCCGTATTTCTGTTAAAGGTAAACGCGGTAAAGGGTATTTCAAAGAACGCTTTTTGGGTGACTACAAATACAAGATTAAGCAGAAAGCTAAATTTGTGAAGGGTTTGAAAGCAGGCGATAGGGTCGTTGTGCGCTTGTTTGATACTCAAAATCGCTTTATCGGCTACAGCGAATTTGAATCTTTGTCTGCAAATACAGTCGTTAATCTGATTTTATCGGCAAACCCAACACAGTATAAAGTTGTTCGTACTGTTTACGGTTTAGATGCTGACTTTGATGGCGTTATTGATGAAGGTTCTACCACCTATGACTACTTCTCCCAAGTAAGCGGTCAAAGTGCTAGCTTCTTCACCAGTTCCCAACAAGTTAAAGTGAGTCAGTTCCAAGCTCAAGGTTATTCAACTGTTGCTAAGACGAGCGTTTATCCTGCATCCTTCTCCAAAGGTGAATTTGCAGTTGTGCGTCAGTCTCTCAATGTTTTTAGTTCTAATTTAGCAGCAGCTTTAAAAGCTAAACCCGGTCAACTGGTACAACTACAAGAAGTGAGCGCGGACGGTAGATCCACTTACGATATTACCCAAATGATGATGGGCTATCGGGAAATCGGGACAGCCAGTGGCGTTCAAGTGAAGTTTTCGGATGTGTCTGTCAATCACTGGGCAAAAGATTTTATTGCTGAGCTAGCAGCCCTAGAAATTATTGAAGGTTTCCCTGATGGAACTTTCCGCCCAGATGAATATGTGACTCGCGCTCAATTTGCAGCCATGCTAAGCCAAGCTTTCGATAGAGTTACAATTCGGAGTGCAGTTAAGTTCACAGATGTCTCAACAGCATACTGGGCTTACAATGCTATCCGCGAAGCTTATCAAATGGGCTTCTTGGGAGCTCCTGGCAATAAGTTCAACCCAACGATGAACCTTTCTCGCCTGGAAACTTTATTTGCCTTGGCAGAAGGTCTCAACTATACTGTCAGCGGCTCTACAGAAGCAATTCTGACCGCCTACACTGATGCAACCACTATCAGAAGCGACGTGCGGAATGCGATCGCAGCACTAACACAACGGGGTATTGTCGTTAATTATCCTGACGTTCAGTCTCTCAACGCTGACAAAGTCGCAACTCGCGCTGAAGTTGTCGCTTTGATCTATAAAGCATTGGTGAGCACTGGGGAAGTGGTAGATATATCCTCGCAATATGCTGTAGGACAATCGCAAATGCAAGTTGGACAGCAAGGAGAAGCTGAAGATCTCAATATCGAACAGGTGAAACCCAAAAAACAGCATTGCAATCAAGGAATTGGTAACGGTGCTGAGGGTTGCGATCCTGGAAATTCTCATCCTCATGGTGGAAGTAACGACGAAGGCGGGCGTACTCCTGGAATGAAGAAGTGA